From a single Cydia amplana chromosome 10, ilCydAmpl1.1, whole genome shotgun sequence genomic region:
- the LOC134651673 gene encoding ecdysone oxidase-like — translation MLPWTLLLLSIMLAGGNLAQELPEYVLPDSVPLKDDDLFDYIVVGAGAAGIPAAARLALSGASVLLVEAGGDPNLNTRIPGMYPTLLGSALDWQYPTVTNNISCLSYSDKQCRFGRGKCLGGSTSINFMMYVRGNHRDYDELGIEGWAWKDLKPFFLKYEGLQDLDKLPCTSIPYHNTSGTMKIGFFGDSENSWHSRTIRGYRYLNFPFNYDVNAKSQIGISQIIGYVNEGERMSTARGYLTRDDVISALKVTKNTHCTGVILDNDNNAIGIKAVVNDVHQNRTLQLYARKEIVLSAGTIGTPQILMLSGIGPASHLHDLGIPVRADLPVGDSLTDHVFPQIYASVNPDTSVSSQSEAMEKWLYNRTGPLASIGLTDLTAFLNTRCYNVGQGKLVYNSSDCEIPTMQLGHMYVDVGLFQAHFGLNEDIAQQLTAENEKKSLIYHGPLVLRPFSRGNIRLASIDPLQNPSIFPNYLADERDVDEMLRGITIVEHLIETPEYKVQNASIVHLKLPGCPEYEDDREGYWRCYCRHMTTSLLHAVGTARLGPVVDPQQRVHGVKRLRVADLSVLPEVPRGNTAAVAIAIGERVADFVLKDTDKCTYVID, via the exons ATGCTGCCTTGGACCCTACTACTTTTGAGTATAATGCTAGCGGGTGGCAACCTAGCACAAGAATTGCCAGAGTATGTGCTACCCGATTCAGTGCCCTTAAAAG ATGATGATTTGTTCGACTACATCGTGGTGGGCGCGGGTGCCGCGGGGatcccggcggcggcgcgccttGCGTTATCCGGCGCAAGCGTTCTGCTAGTGGAGGCCGGCGGCGACCCCAATCTGAATACTAGG ATTCCCGGAATGTACCCGACACTACTCGGCTCAGCTCTAGACTGGCAGTACCCAACTGTCACTAATAACATTTCATGCCTCTCATATTCGGACAAACAGTGCCGCTTTGGTCGAGGAAAGTGTCTTGGCGGATCCACCAGCATCAACTTCATGATGTATGTTCGAGGTAACCACCGGGACTACGATGAGCTCGGTATTGAGGGCTGGGCCTGGAAAGACCTTAAACCCTTCTTCCTAAAGTATGAGGGCTTGCAGGACTTGGACAAGTTACCTTGTACTTCTATTCCTTACCACAACACCAGCGGCACTATGAAAATAGGATTTTTTGGCGACTCTGAAAACAGTTGGCATTCAAGGACCATAAGAGGTTATAGATATCTCAATTTTCCTTTTAACTATGATGTAAACGCTAAATCGCAAATTGGAATATCACAAATAATTGGGTACGTAAACGAAGGCGAGCGAATGAGCACGGCGCGAGGTTACCTGACACGCGACGACGTCATATCAGCCCTAAAGGTGACCAAGAACACGCACTGCACCGGCGTTATCCTGGACAACGACAATAACGCTATAGGAATCAAGGCGGTCGTGAATGATGTACATCAAAACCGAACACTTCAACTTTACGCGAGGAAAGAAATTGTTCTTTCAGCGGGTACGATCGGAACTCCGCAAATTTTGATGCTTTCTGGTATAGGGCCGGCGTCTCATTTACACGATCTGGGCATTCCTGTACGCGCTGATTTACCCGTGGGCGATAGCCTAACTGATCACGTGTTTCCACAGATCTACGCATCAGTGAATCCTGACACATCAGTGTCTTCACAAAGTGAAGCCATGGAAAAGTGGTTGTATAATCGCACAGGGCCCCTCGCGTCCATCGGGCTTACCGATTTAACAGCATTCCTCAACACACGCTGCTATAACGTCGGCCAAGGGAAACTCGTTTACAACAGTTCCGACTGCGAAATACCTACCATGCAATTAGGCCATATGTACGTCGACGTTGGGTTGTTTCAAGCGCATTTCGGCTTAAACGAGGATATCGCGCAACAGCTTACTGCTGAAAATGAAAAGAAGTCCTTAATTTACCATGGTCCTTTGGTGCTGCGGCCATTTTCCCGCGGCAACATTCGGCTCGCCAGCATTGATCCTTTACAAAATCCATCTATTTTCCCAAATTACTTAGCGGATGAAAGGGACGTTGATGAGATGCTGCGCGGCATAACGATCGTGGAGCACTTGATCGAGACACCAGAGTATAAGGTGCAAAATGCGTCTATCGTCCACCTAAAGTTGCCTGGCTGTCCCGAGTACGAGGATGACCGTGAAGGGTACTGGCGCTGCTACTGCCGGCACATGACAACCTCGTTGCTCCACGCAGTGGGTACTGCGCGGCTGGGCCCGGTGGTGGACCCACAACAGCGCGTGCACGGCGTGAAGCGCCTACGAGTGGCAGACCTAAGCGTGCTGCCAGAAGTGCCGCGCGGCAATACTGCCGCCGTCGCCATCGCAATTGGAGAGCGCGTCGCCGACTTTGTCTTAAAAGATACCGATAAATGTACCTACGTAATTGATTGA